Genomic segment of Streptomyces alboniger:
GCAGTTCTCGACGCGCGGGACCCGCTGGCCGTGGCGGTGACCGGGGCGATCAGGACCGGCGACGTCCAGGCGCTCCAGGACCTGCTCGACGCTCATCCAGGGCTCGCCTCCTCGGGGATCGGACAGGACGGCGAGGCCGCGGGGACGCGCAGCCTGCTGCACATCGCCACGGACTGGCCGGGGCACTTCCCCTCGGGCCCCGAGGTCATCCGCGTCCTGGTCGCGGCGGGCGCCGACCCCGACGCCCGCTTCGTCGGCGCCCACGCGGAGACGCCCCTGCACTGGGCGGCGAGCAGTGACGACGTGGCGGCGCTGGACGCCCTCGTCGCCGCCGGTGCGGACATCGAGGCGGACGGAGCGGTCATCGCGTACGGCACACCGCTGGCCGACGCGCGCGGCTTCGGCCAGTGGCGGGCGGCGCGGCGGCTGCTGGAGCACGGGGCGCGGACGACGTTGCGGGACGAGGCGGCGCTCGGGCTGCTCGATCGCGTCCGGGCCCGCGTGGCGGCGGGCCCGCCGGGCACCGACGACCTCGACGCCGCCTTCTGGAGCGCCTGTCACGGCGGGCAGTTGGCCACCGCGCGGTATCTGCTGGAGCGGGGCGCCGCGCTCGACCGGGTCGGGTACGACGAGATGACGCCGCTGGACATCGCGGTCGCGTCGGGCGCCGAGGAGGTCGCCTCGTGGCTGCGGGAGCGGGGCGCCAGGGCGGGGGCGGAGCTGTGACGGGCGTCAGCCTCGCCCCTGGCTGGGGGCATTGACGTCTACCCGACGCCCGGAACCGTTACGCGCGATCCACGCGGCGGTACGGTCCGGCTCACCGCTTCAACCGGCGCTGCGGGGGTTGTTGGAGGCGCTGCGGGGAGCGGCGGAAGCGGGCGGGGCGCCTTCCGCCGTCGCGTCACCGGGCGACGTCCCGCTCGCCGAGGGCCCCGCGTAACAGCGCAGGGCCACCCGCTGCCCAGGACCCCACTCCTGCTCGACGACGGCCAGGAGCCGCCAGCCCATACGTTCGTAGAGCGCGGCGGCCGAGGCGTCGGAGGGGGTGTCGGGAGAGCCATCGGAGGAGACAGCGGAGGAGACCATGTCCAGGACCGGGTGCAGGCCGCGCGCCCGCGACTCCCGCACGGCCCGCCCCATCAGCAGCGCGCCGATGCCGTGACCCCGCGCGTCCGGCGCTACGAACAGGCGGCTGATCACGGCCGCCCCCTCGACGTCCACGCCCGCGCGCTCACTCCACAGGCGGGGCGCCACGTCTTCCGCCCCGCTCCGGGCCAGCGCCACGTGCCCGACGATCCGCCCGTCCAGCTCCGCCACCCAGGCGCCGAGCGCGGCGGATCCGGTGAGCCAGTCGGCAGGCAGGGCAGGCCAGTTGACGGGGTATCCGTCGGCCTTGTGGACCTGGACGAGCACACCGACGCACGCCTCCAGATCCCGCTCACCGGCACGCTCCCGCACGCGCAGCACGGGATGCCCCTCGGCCGCGTCGGCGACCCGGTCTCGTCTCATCGCAGCATGGAAGCACAGCGGGGCTTGCGGGGAGGGCCGAACAGGCGAGTCGAACAGGCGGAGCACCGCGCCCCCGAAAGCCCCGCCCACTCAGGCCAGCCCCACCAGCCCCCGGTAGTCGGGGCTCCACAGGTCCTCGGAGCCGTCGGGGAGCAGCAGGACGCGGTCCGGCCGGAGCGCGTCGATCGCGCCCTCGTCGTGCGTGACCATCACGATGGCCCCGGGATACGTGCCGACCGCGGTGAGCACCTCGTCCCTGGACGCCGGGTCGAGGTTGTTGGTGGGCTCGTCGAGCAGCAGGACGTTCGCGCCCGAGTGCACGAGCCCGGCCAGCGCCAGCCGCGTCTTCTCGCCGCCCGAGAGGACCGCGGCGGGCTTGTCCGCGTCGTCCCCGCCGAACAGGAACGACCCCAGCACCCGCCGCACCTCGCCGTCGGTCAGGTGCGGGGCCACGCCCGAAAGGTTCTCGCGGACGGTCTTCGAGGCCTCCAGGGTGTCGTGCTCCTGCGCGAAGTAGCCGAGCCTGAGCCCGGGCCCCGCCACGACGCGCCCCGCATCGGGCTGCTCACGCCCGGCGAGGAGGCGCAGCAACGTCGTCTTCCCGGCGCCGTTGAGCCCGAGGACGACCAGGCGGCTGCCCCGGTCGACGGCCAGGTCGACGCCCGTGAGG
This window contains:
- a CDS encoding ankyrin repeat domain-containing protein gives rise to the protein MAVLDARDPLAVAVTGAIRTGDVQALQDLLDAHPGLASSGIGQDGEAAGTRSLLHIATDWPGHFPSGPEVIRVLVAAGADPDARFVGAHAETPLHWAASSDDVAALDALVAAGADIEADGAVIAYGTPLADARGFGQWRAARRLLEHGARTTLRDEAALGLLDRVRARVAAGPPGTDDLDAAFWSACHGGQLATARYLLERGAALDRVGYDEMTPLDIAVASGAEEVASWLRERGARAGAEL
- a CDS encoding GNAT family N-acetyltransferase, with protein sequence MRRDRVADAAEGHPVLRVRERAGERDLEACVGVLVQVHKADGYPVNWPALPADWLTGSAALGAWVAELDGRIVGHVALARSGAEDVAPRLWSERAGVDVEGAAVISRLFVAPDARGHGIGALLMGRAVRESRARGLHPVLDMVSSAVSSDGSPDTPSDASAAALYERMGWRLLAVVEQEWGPGQRVALRCYAGPSASGTSPGDATAEGAPPASAAPRSASNNPRSAG